The DNA sequence TTATCTGGAAAGGAATTACAAATAACTACAATAcaaataacaaattaaataaatggttCTTTTTTACGTTTAAAATATGCAAattgttacatagaaaacatTTTGTGCGACAACCTTGACGTAAATCTGCTAAGGCCGACTCAACATTTATCCGAACGTCTTAACAATAAAGCTATTCCATTTTCCTTAATGAGAATATCACAACAGCGAAAGTTATTTTCCAACTTTACGCGTTACCGGAGAAGCGCTAATGATCGTGACAGCTAGCTGCTACAGCTATTAGCCCGTTACTCTTACCTTATATTTGTCGAAGCCGGCAAGCTGCTCCTGAGTGACATATTCGTATAGAACCATGGTGGCACAGTGTGGCTCATCGACGagacaaataaatctgtttttcacaAATACAAATCCTTATCGTCAGCCGCCGCCGTCGTTCACCGGGTGAGGCGGTGTCGAACTAAGGAGCCACTCCTTCCGTACGGGGAGTCGAAAGGGTCAAAACGTACTAAGTGACAGTCGTTGCATAGATGAAGCAAAAACAGATGCATTTATTCTGACCTTGCCATAAAACGCAGTTAACTACGTATAAAATACAAACTAAAAACTTAGATATTAGTTATGCTACTTGAGAATCAACTTTTACTCACCGTTATTAATATTTGTTCATGCTCTTAAATGTGACGTGGCCTTCCGCCTTAACCGGAAGCTGAAAGGAATTTGTGTGGATCTGAGCAACCGCATCATCGCTCGAActccaaagggaaaaaaacattattacgGCAGAAGGTAATGACTAAATCGGGCTCTTCAGAACAACACGAACATATATTTACATATTGCTGTTAGTTTTATTTCGAATTATCTGTTAATATCCAGTTTTAGCTTGTTATGTTTTGCTAGCTACTAAACTAGCTAACATATTTGGTGGATAAAATTGGATTATGTAAAACTTCGATTTTCTTTGGTCTTTTCTGAGTTAATACCCACTTTGGTAGTACAAATCACGTTGCAAGGGCTAAATaggttttaagtctttttttaaatgcgaTGTCACCGCTTATATGCCACTTCTCTCCAGCATTTCGTGTGAGCCCAAAAACCCATTAAAGACATTGGGCATCATCAtattaaaacagttttgtgaTGATAGATTTTGGTAAATCAAAACCtaatggtttttcatttttattaagtgtTTATTTCCATGGCATGGTTAAAACACAATGTATTCTTTTCCACCTCATGActaaatttgtaaataaaggCTCCATCTTAATCCAATTTAAAGCTAGACTACTGGAATTGATTTTCACGACATTagctttgtttaaaaatgagtaTTAACTTCAGTAGTATCAGGATCCCGTGTATCATCTGACCTTGCAGCATAATGAACAAACCAATAGTTATTGCTGACTCTCGTAAAACAAATATCCATACAAACTGATGGAGCTTCTATTCCATTGTCTTCTTACATTTGTTTGTTCTTGTCCTTTATTCCCAGAATGGTGACCGATGTGCAGCTGGCGATCTTTGCCAACATGCTCGGGGTGTCCTTGTTCCTACTAGTTGTCTTATACCATTATGTTGCTGTTAATAACCCCAAGAAACAGGACTAGTCACCCAGAATGACACGAGAGGTGGGATCCTGTTTGTTTGGTCAACCATATGCACATTTTTATCAAAGGAAgctgaaaaaatgtattaacaCGTATCATATCCATCCTATATATTTTAAACGACTGTTTTGATGCAGCTATTGTTGCTTTCCACTTACCCATAATTCCTGTTTGTCTTCTTGACAGGAACCTGAGTCGGCGCCTCTGAAAATGCCATTCTTCCCATCCACAAGCCCTCTTTCACAAATTCCAACTTGTGTTTGcacactgtttgttttttaataaacatgaataaattGAGCATGGATGTCTCACTAAACTGCTTTTCCTTTCTGGATACATACGTGAAACTAAAAAGTGTTTTGcgtttatgatgtttttattcaagttataattTCCAACATATTACAGTCATCAGTCTTGATATAACAGtctggttaaataaaacagtcaaaataaGGAGTGTCAGAAAAGGTGAGGGTAATACACAAATGCCCAACTTTGGATTTCAGTGCTTTTTTCCCCTGTGatttcattggaaaaaaaaaatttgaaatttaaTCCTATTGATTCACTTACCAGTTATGTTTCAGCAGTTAATCCAGATTGACGAGCACAGAAAGCAAACAATCACATGAAGCTGATATCAAGTTTGAGAAGTTTTTTCTAATGAAgtttaaatttatatatatatatatatataaaaactgcTACAACTCCAGCTTTATATAAACAAGAGTgagaaaagaaagttaaaatataaagcCTCTgctgtcaaagtaaaaaaaataaagacttcaGTGCGTAAACATTTAAAGGTCTAATAGTTAATATCTGTACTGAGGCAGCAGAGACCAAAACAACATCCAGATAGAAGCTGAACTTTAAAGTTTGTGCCGTCCTCCCCACTATGGTG is a window from the Oryzias latipes chromosome 24, ASM223467v1 genome containing:
- the ost4 gene encoding dolichyl-diphosphooligosaccharide--protein glycosyltransferase subunit 4 yields the protein MVTDVQLAIFANMLGVSLFLLVVLYHYVAVNNPKKQD